Below is a window of Aquarana catesbeiana isolate 2022-GZ linkage group LG11, ASM4218655v1, whole genome shotgun sequence DNA.
tctgctagacctggattcctccctcccatcctcctcttggctgtccacaaccccttcatcagaaaccTCCTGATTAGGAACTTCTGAATCACACTCTTCCTCGGAATCGTGGGGGAGTGGGTACTTCAGTACATCCGCCCGATATCTCCTAGAGGAGGCAAAGCTCTCCTGGGAAGAGGCATCCTTACTAGAGTGAGCCTCTGGATCCCTAGGCTTAAGGGTGGCCTGAAAAGACTTTaaggtggacagcatctcagtttgcatAGTAAGGAATTCCTTCATcatctgagatgtctccttccctgtcaacttctgtatgcatttaaaacagaagGGTTTTGGATGATCTGGGGGTAGTctgtcattacagttcccacatcttttagagcgggtggaggatttcacaggacggctggcaacctcacggcAATAGCATTGTCCCCTgaaaaaacacacaggcatacactgtgagaattggagaagagttggggtacccgcccctctaaacctccgaaggccggtcagactcaccccccgtggtctcttccatggccgcagaccctgcaggtctctccttTTCATGTTCCATGCTACTTCTGGCTGGAGGTGCTGCATACAGGAACGCAGCGAAGACATGGGCGCCTGTTCCCTGTGGCTTTTTACATCCTTTGTATGCTGGCTGCATCGTGCCACCGCCATCTTGCCGAGGACCGGAAGTGGTACTGGACAAAGGTCACTTCCTGCTGCAGCCTTCCCACTCCCCCCTCTagaagaggaagtgatgtcataaacTCCAGGAAAATGGCGCCGGGACGCTGAGCTACACTCAGCCAGGGAGAAACAGCTCTTCATGCAGAGATGCTTGCCGCGCGATCCCCGCGAACGGTCGTTCCGGTCGGCGGGCGGACAGGCGGCCGGACGGGCGGACGGACAGTAGCCCTGGCCAGACCTCAGAACAGGACTCACCCTCTGGTCTTGAAGCCATTAGAAGGAAAAACCACCAACTCCTGCCATTGCGCGGCCACCGCACAGGTAAGAAAGGGCAACAGGAaatttggcccctgaagttctggttACACCACCgtacccagggtccttcagcaCTCGGGGGGGTTCTTCTATAGGAGAAGCACAGTCACCGACCCAGGTCCTGCTTCTGCTGCCTCCCCCCCCGAGAAATGGATTGGgaaaaccccccaggaaggatgagaaccatccggccggacccagcggctccccaggcatttggtccggctcccaggtgGAGACCATCAGCCCCAGGCCTCTGGgtcaacagaaaaataacaaacgatttcgctgtggggaaacacaatcaaaaactgaggagcatcgggaggggcgggggcctttaacctcttgattgattgcgtttcctgtcaggtggaccagtcatctctcagggtgccgtcctggaagacgacttgagaaaagtttgtaattttcccgcaacttgtgtcaaaatataaaatattccatggactcaacatgcctctcagcaaatagcttggggtgtctactttccaaaatggggtcatttgggggggttttgtgccatcttggcattttatggccttcaaaactgtgataggtagtgaggagtgaaatcaaaaatttacacccttaggaatcctgaaggcggtgcttggttttcggggccccgtacgcggctaggctcccaaaaagtcccacacatgtggtatccccgtactcaggagaagcagctaaatgtattttggggtgcaattccacatatgcccatggcctgtgtgaactttttgtaaattttttttttttatcattattcaatcacttgggacaaaaaaaaattaatatttaatgggctcaacatgcctctcagcaatttcctcggggtgtctactttccaaaatggggtcattggggggggggggggttgtactgccctgccattttagcacctcaagaaatgacataggcagtcataaactaaaaggtgtgtaaattccagaaaatgtaccctagtttgtagatgctataacttttgcacaaaccaataaatatacgcttattggctttttctttaccaaagacatgtggccgaatacattttggcctaaatgtatgactaaaattgagtttattggatttttttttttttataacaaaaagtagaaaacatcatttttttcaaaatttccggtctttttctgtttatagcgcaaaaaataaaaaccgcagaggtgatcaaataccatcaaaagaaagctctatttgtgggaagaaaaggacgcaaatgtcatttgggtacagcattgcatgaccgcgcaattagcagttaaagcgacgcagtgccaaattgtaaaaagtgctctggtcaggaagggggtaaatccttccggggctgaagtggttaaagcagaaataaagttaaaataaaaaattttaatatacagtatatgtgaacagAGAGgctcttttttgcagaagagacatgccttGCAATAAAATAAgcttacctgcctgtttgcaatctcctgcagtatttacactgagctgcgcatgcacagctcagtttacatttccggcatgttgCCAGTGTGCAAGAAGGAATGCCTCCTGTACATGTGCCAGAGTAATGTCATACTGTGCCTGGAAAAAGCCTCGGAGAAGATGACGATGTGGGATCCCGCAGGCATCGGACCATTGTAACAGAGGCAAGTCATTTTTATTTTAGATCCACTTTTAGTCTAGGGGTAGGGGGAATAAGCTGtaaaatgcaactttttttttcactccagCACCAACATTTTCACTGATGCTTAGGCCCTCATGTACAATTCAGGACTATTTTAAGTGTATCCACTGGCCAGAGCACCTTAGAAAAGAGGCTTTTGGTGACCATTTACACAGGCTGGAGGAAGCCTGCTGGTTTGAGGTATAAGTATTACAGCTTATTACTCTACCCCAGACTTAATTAGCATTTAACTGGTTTAGTACAAATCGTCCATACAACCCCTACACAAATCTTCTGGTGTAGTGGGGGTTAAAGGACaagttgacttaaaaaaaaaaaaaaaaaagagtgcatttttgttgttgttgcaggAGCCTATAAAGAATTGCACCAGCGATCATCAGACGCCGATATGTGCCGACAGAGAGAGAATGAACTATCACATCGCTcccagtgccgtggtagttcatagaaaactacaagctgacaggtgcaaaggctgccggaccttgtaatTTCCCTTCAGAGagtactgtgaatgagtgacgcggcCGGGATGGTGGAGCCCCGCTTGGTcatgttttttcttaaaattgtgagAGTTGGTGGGAAGGGAGaagatccccgctagctgtcaggTCAGGGGTGGAccgttcgtaacatgttacaccttgaATATGAGTGTTGCATGTTACAAAagatgaacttattctttaaagagggagtcccgcgaaaaaatttttttaaatgtcagcagcttcaaatactgcagctgctgacttttaaaataaggacatttacctgtatcagggtccagagatgtcggcacccgaggccgaaccgtcgatcgtctctcgggtgctgccgccgccatcttctgtaagggaatcaggaaatgaagccttgcggctccacttcccggtcccctactgcgcatgcgcgagttgcgctgcgcaatcagaacggtccctgctgtctctgggactcgtgtgtgtcccagcagacagcgcagggggacaggaaggggcgtagactcccgtgggagtccatgcccagaagtgggtgcaaatacctgtattagacaggtatctgcaccccccctcccccctgaaaggtgctaaatgtgacaccggaggggggggagggttccgaaaagcagaggttcaatttttgtgtgaacctccgctttaataaacCTATGCCCACCATTTCTCccaacctcctccattcatagaagccgtactttcgcttctatgaatgaaacacgaTCTATGAAAGTTCACACCTTAGCGTTTAATTTTTAGGCAGAAAGTCGAgtgtttttaccatgattttgcagAGGTCAAAAGGTTAGtggaaaaagcagaaaaatgcctgtaatgttcccaaaaagaagctcatgtacttttttgagcttcagggccagttcacactacatgcagtccagtgcgttttttttttttcctgcatcaaaaacgcatggaaagtaagttatattgttttcaatggcatagttcacaccagtgcttgcagttccaggaaaaaaggtagaacatactgcattttttctgcactggactgtactggaacgctgtaaaacgcatcaaaaatgcaccggaacacacctaaatgcaccaaaaacgcactgcaacacacttgtccttatttaaggttaagaaaaaagagggggagggaagcactggactgcaacaaaaacgcactggaacgcattaaaaacgcgcatgcagaaaagcacctggaacgcatccggactgcatttctatggtgtgaggcgtcaggcattttgcttcaggctacaaaaatgtttagatgtgaacaggggccatttaaatgagtGGGATTTTGCTTGGGCGTTTCACGAGCAGAAAGCTCTCAGGTGGGAATGCAGCCTCAATCATCCCCCTGTCTTCATttcatagatttatttttttttagaagtgataaTACAGCTTCCATGAATGTAGGAGGTGGGATAAGCCCCTCAGCTCTATTAACCCCTGTCAGACTGGAAGGTTTTTGGCAGCTGTATGATTTTAGGGGGGAAAATCAGAGGATGGAAGATTTCTACTAAACCAGGAGACAACAGCATAAGGGACATGTCACACTGATAGTAATGTCACTTgtagtgtgtttgtttttcttttactaAACTTAGGTTTTAAACTTTTTCCTTCACTAACATACGCTCCTGCTGTGTGTGCTGTACAAGCTGTCCAGCTCCTGCAATAAAAATTGAGTCGGGCTGAGCCATTCACAGGAAGACTTGTATGAGGTGGACGGATAAAATCACATCATAAAATACAAAACTTCCGATGAATGGCTGAGTGTCACTCAATTCGAAATTTTGCAGAGGGACAGAAAGTTATTGCTGTGCTGCCTGGAATACATCGCTGTATACAGCTGATGGAGGACAAaatcaggggtgatcggtgcggcagtggggggggggggggagttacaagcaccgatctccctgtatgaatttcaataaagcagctgagagCCGCTTTCGGTTGACATGCTGTGACTGGATACAACTAATCATATTGTATAGGCTATtcggtaccatgtgatagctgtgggccaatcaaagCTTCACAAAAGAAAGCAAGCTGTCATAAAGCATGACTGACTGTTTGTATTATAATCATGTGATCATTATGAacaatcatagcaatcacatgatcacaCCCCAGATACAGAGCTCCGTGCTCCACCATGCACAGGATGGGGGCGCACCAGTGCACGTGCCGGGCAATGTACCAGTACGTCACCTGGCACTGACTGTACCACCTTGTCTGCATGTCTAATGTCCATTTTCTAGTGCAGGCAATTAGCGGAAGCAGAAAATGGTTTAATTGTTATTAAGGTGCTTATTTTCCATTCAGCATTTGTCAAAAATTGTGAAAACACtaaataaaatgtttcttaaacattttaatGAAAATAATATTCCAAGACATCAACACGCATAATACTCAAAGCAGAAAAACAGTTCACATCTCCAGCTCTACTAAATTCAGTCACttatttgcctttcttaaatttcCCTGATGGGGTGCCCGTGGTTTTTGCCTTCTTTTTGGCTGAGCCTTTAACATCAATCTCTTTCCTTTTGGTGGAGCTGATGGAACCAGTCACCTTGAAGAAGTCATCTAGTCAGCCTTGAGTACTACCATGGCGGTTCTTGGCCAGCTTCTTGGCACCATTACGGATCCGGTCCTCGTTGAACTGCTTTTCACCGCACATAAAGGCCACAAGGCCTTCGTCATCTGGGTCCTGCCACTTCAGCTCTATATCATTTAGGTCAACCACCTCAGGCTCTAAAAAAAGCTGACGAGCTTCTTTGTATAACCAGTTTTCTGGAACAGGGTACTTCTTCAGGTCTATGTTATCTAGGACCTCTTTGATGCTCCTGTGCTGTCTTATCAGTTCTATCGCTCTCTTTGGGCCAATGCCTCTGATGGTCTCACAGTAATCACAGCCTAGCAATATACAAAGATCTATAAACTGCTCTTGTGTGATTCCTGTATCCTCTAGGGCACGACTGAGGTGAAATTCCTGAATAGGCAACTTTTTGGCCTCACTAGCCATGAGATGACGGAGCAACAGTGGAGTACCAAAGGTCAATGCATCCATATCTTCAGTCGCAGCTGCATACACCTTTCCAGCTTTCACCAAAGCAGCACAGGTAGCTTCTGCCTCACATGGTGCGTCCACATATGGAATACCCATTAGGCTTAGCAGTTTCTTGCATTCCTCATTATGTTGCTTTGTGACCTTTACAAGTCTCTTGTTGAACTTTTCAATGTTCTCCACCTCTCCTGCCTCTTGGGCAGCTTCAAGTTGCTTCTCAGCCTCTGCCCTCCTTTCAGTATGTTTGGCCAGCTCACCTGACTTCAGCTGAGGAGGCTTTCCATCAAACACATACACTGGCTTGATGCCGTTCTCAACCATGCGAATTGTACGATAGAACATGCCCATCAGGTGGCTGGTGGTTTCACCTTCCTCATTCTGAAGCATATTCCCATCCTGTCGCACAGCAATAAGGAACTGGTAGCCGGGTACAAGTTAAAAGGAAAAATGAGcagcaaaaaaatgtattgatgCACAACCTGAAATGAAGAAGGACAGCTGTGAGAATTACAGaggacatacatttaggtcagtCTTATGTGAATACACAATGACACTCATTTCAAAACAAGAGTAACAATGAAAAAGTAAGATTACTCAGGTCCACACACTAACTTAACACACCATATACAAGTTTGGCAATGcattgaggggaatttatcaaaacttgaGCATCCAGAATCTaaaacagctgtgcatggtaaccaatcagcttttagctttcatttttaaaagttAAATGAACAAGTTAAAGATagacgctgattggttgctatgcacaactGCTCCACTTTTGATAAACTCCCCGCCATGTGTTTGTTCAAAAACATGTGTTTCATAATTTGTTCACTACATAATGGGGAAATTAAAGATTTCTGCACAATTATAACGGTGCAAGAAACTGGCGCGAGTGACGTGCGTCACAATAACTAAGCAGATACACTTGTTTTAGGTTTATCCGTGCCACCCATACCAGTTTCTATTTCAGAATGAAACTAACTAGCACAGGGTCCACAcccaattaaccacttccatacagcgcAAATTCCAgcactagaaaattactcagaacctccaaacacacacacatatatttttttctttagcagagaccctagggaataaaatggcggtgatTGCaacttttatgtcacacggtatttgtgcagcaatttttcaaatgcgattttttgtgggaaaaaaaacactttcatgaataataaaaaataaaatggtaaagttagcccaattttttgtataatgggacagatgatgttacgccgagtaaagagatacctcacatgtcacgctttaaaattgcgcacactcgtggaatggcaacttcggtacttaaaatctccataggcaactctttaaaaatgtttacaggttacctgtttagcgttgcagaggaggtcttggggtagaattattgctctcgctctaatgttcatggtgatacctcacgtgtggtttgaaggtcgtttacatatgtggatgCGACCTATGTtcgcgttcgcttctgcgtgcgagcagacgggggcgctttaatttttttaactttatttttacactttccctttaaaatgtaattttttttgatcacttttattcctattacaaggaatgtaaacatcccttgtaacaggaatagggcatgacaggtcctctttttggagagatgtggggtcaataagaccccacatctctcctccaggctgcaaagcctgagatcaaaaaaataaataaaaataaacaatctcATTGTTTAACTTTGGCCGGCCCGGATATGATGTCATAACGTCGAGCCTGGGTCTTCAAGAGTCATAGAGACTGCTGGTGACCATCTGGCCCTCTGTTTTCTCTATGGCTAACTTCTGGTGCCAGTAGATTCCTTCTCCGGCCTGCCGATTGCACGAGCAAGCTGGTAGAAGAACCGGAGGGCAGGGGTTGGGGAGACGTCCTCTCCTGCCGCCTGCAAGACTGATCAAGCCGCTATGCTTGTTCTtacagtgcagggaatcgccggctgaaaaaaatgatatctgaaagatgcctgtaactgcaggcatcattcagatatccccactgaaagcccaggacgtcatatgacgttctgtggtatggaagtggttaacaaagggaTAGTGCCAGTTTTAAATATAGAAAACTGACGCAGATCCCTACCAGACCTTACATATGGCACATCCCACACAGTGGGAGGCAGGGCAAACAGCTCTACTGCTCTGGATGTAGAAAACAGGGCAGACCTCTCCTACATAGCAAAAGAGCTTGCCCCCTTTCATAAATTAGGAGCAGCATCTTCTCCATTTTTTCAGCAACATTGGAAACTGAGATGCAAAACAATATTCCTCCTTTATTACAACAGCCGGCAGAATCAAGCTCTACCCTTACAGGTTTCATGCTAAGCCCAGGGCTTTCTCAAAAAATAAAGTGCTGTGCCTAACACAATACATGTCGGGGTAGAACTTGTTTCTGATGattggtcagcaatggcagcttccatgttccatcaatactttttttttttttaatgaaatgaaaATTGTTAGTTACCAAAACCTGTGCTGCACGGTCTGCCATTGCAGGCCTCCTTTTTAAAATGCAATTACCTGGCTATCCTGTCCATCCCCGGCTTTTTGTACTTGCTGAGTCGCTGACcttgaacaagcatgcagcaacagAGCTTCTGATCTGTAGACTTGTATTGGGGTCAGCGACTTGGTGCTGAAGTCAGAGCATCAGTATAACTGATATTTTGGGAAGAGCTCAGCAACGGACGCACATTTCCCTCTGAATAAATCTACttgaaagtggaactaaattcaGCTGTGTGTGAGCTTTTTACATAATGAGAAATTATGCACACACTTACCTGGCATTGTGCTCTCCAGCGGTGACAGGTCAGTGCTGCAATCGTTGTCCCCGTCCTCCCCACTGGTAATTCCAGGACTCGCTTGCTCCAGTCTCAGTAAAATCCTCTCAtggtgtttaaagcggagttccacccaaaaatggaaccccCGCTTAtgcagccaccccccccctcccccggtgtcacatttgccacctttcgtgAGGGgatcagatacctgtctaatacaggcatttgctcccacttccggaaaTAGATCACCGCAGAATCtacggcgatctacgccatgtccggcccttcCTCCCCCCGCCgtcttctggaagacacacaggtcccagaagacagcagggaccagtcaggacatgtagagcgactcgcgcatgcgcagtagggaaccaggttgtgaagctgcaaggcttcacttcctgattcccttactgcaGATGGCAGTGCCTCCAACCGGGAGCCGAAggacgggtcagcttcgggtgaggacatcatgggtgccctggacaggtaagtgtccttattttaaaagtcagcagctgcagcatttgtagcgactgactttgattttttttttcggcggaacttcgctttacagtggaaccttgtaaaagaattctgactcggtttgcaagtattgtctcgcaaaactagcagaattcaagctaatgtgcggtgctgtactgcatttggccagaggcgcGGGGAcgctcggaacggttcggagccattcggaaatactccgaGTGTTTCAGAATTCAGCTGGGCTATCCCCAACTATTTCCGAgactctctggcgcccccccttaCCTCTGgcaacatgcggtattgcatgttaTCGAAGTCaaagcggaacaaattatcttttttccattgacttctgtggggaaactcgctttgatatgcgagtgctttggattacaagcattttcccgggacggattatgcttgtaatccaaggttccactgtataatctTATAGCTCATTTTCTTTCTATAGCTGCCACAGTCTGAGTACAAAAGCCTGTCCCTTTGTCAGCAGCTGCAGAAAAGCCCCTTGCCCGGTGCATGGAAgctgtggtctctctgcagctAACACAAACCCTAATGAGTCACAGCTAGAGCTTTCCAATCAGCAAAGAGCATTGCAGAACTAGAAGTTTAATTCAGCATTGAGCGTGACAGACCTCTACAGAGAGCATGGGTCCTTCTTGTAGTATACTGGCAAGGGACTGGATTTTCTACTCTGACTGCTTTACAGTGGAATTAAATGCATCAATTTagcagttaaaacaaaaaaaaaacaactttacattcAAGGCTTGCCAGGAACGtaactgtcatatttgcttgtgttcttaaccaaactgtcaaaccatcaaatgcctggtgtcataactgatcacatgcgcaGCG
It encodes the following:
- the LOC141112138 gene encoding flap endonuclease 1-B-like; translation: MLQNEEGETTSHLMGMFYRTIRMVENGIKPVYVFDGKPPQLKSGELAKHTERRAEAEKQLEAAQEAGEVENIEKFNKRLVKVTKQHNEECKKLLSLMGIPYVDAPCEAEATCAALVKAGKVYAAATEDMDALTFGTPLLLRHLMASEAKKLPIQEFHLSRALEDTGITQEQFIDLCILLGCDYCETIRGIGPKRAIELIRQHRSIKEVLDNIDLKKYPVPENWLYKEARQLFLEPEVVDLNDIELKWQDPDDEGLVAFMCGEKQFNEDRIRNGAKKLAKNRHGSTQG